One genomic region from Tachysurus fulvidraco isolate hzauxx_2018 chromosome 14, HZAU_PFXX_2.0, whole genome shotgun sequence encodes:
- the pex10 gene encoding peroxisome biogenesis factor 10 — protein MSLVPANQPQLIRSSQKDEYYQTSLRNNTNDAFQTLAGSRRWLQWRKELEVLSDLAYYSLTTMSGYQTLGEEYVNIIQVDPTKRRIPSRTRRLALVLLHTFVPYILDKLLVCIEHELEVEDWDSQNAQRDTVLTWSPMSYIKAWIQRAVRVLNSQQRKSLKPVVMAVQQGITILHRVHVALFYINGAFYHLAKRTSGVGYLRVQRMALDDKGIRTSYRLLGCVSLLQLAITLVLQFNSLRQRQRARHEWTRHRNLPSSPQEASSSRSSRCILCLEERRHSTTTPCGHLFCWECITEWCNTKTECPLCREKFQPHRLVFLRRYR, from the exons ATGTCGCTTGTTCCCGCTAATCAGCCGCAGCTGATCCGCTCCTCACAGAAGGACGAATATTATCAAACTAGTCTGAGAAATAACACCAACGACGCTTTCCAGACTCTTGCTG GATCAAGACGATGGCTGCAGTGGAGGAAAGAACTAGAAGTCCTATCAGATCTTGCCTATTATTCACTAACAACTATGTCAG GATATCAGACATTAGGTGAAGAGTACGTCAACATTATCCAGGTCGATCCAACCAAACGCAGGATTCCTTCACGGACACGCAGGCTGGCTCTCGTTCTGCTCCACACCTTTGTACCGTACATCCTGGACAAACTTCTGGTCTGTATCGAACATGAGCTGGAGGTGGAGGATTGGGATTCCCAGAATGCACAGCGAGACACGGTATTAACCTGGAGCCCAATGTCATATATAAAGGCATGGATTCAGAGGGCAGTGAGAGTGCTGAATAGTCAGCAGAGGAAATCTTTAAAGCCTGTGGTCATGGCAGTGCAGCAGGGGATCACCATTTTGCACCGGGTGCATGTGGCTCTGTTCTACATCAATGGTGCATTTTATCACCTGGCCAAAAGGACATCAGGCGTTGGCTAT CTCAGAGTGCAGAGAATGGCCTTGGATGATAAAGGCATCCGGACCAGCTACCGGCTTTTAGGGTGTGTGTCACTGTTGCAGCTGGCCATCACACTTGTTCTGCAGTTTAACAGCCTGAGACAGAGGCAACGTGCCAGACACGAGTGGACACGGCACAGAAATCTGCCCTCGAG TCCACAGGAGGCTTCGTCCTCTCGATCTTCTCGCTGTATTTTGTGCTTGGAGGAGAGGAGACACTCCACAACAACCCCCTGTGGCCATCTGTTCTGCTGGGAGTGTATCACAGAGTGGTGCAACACAAAG ACGGAGTGTCCGCTGTGCCGAGAGAAATTTCAGCCTCATCGCCTGGTTTTTCTGAGAAGATACAGATAG